In a single window of the Mustelus asterias chromosome 3, sMusAst1.hap1.1, whole genome shotgun sequence genome:
- the cnbpb gene encoding CCHC-type zinc finger, nucleic acid binding protein b isoform X3 codes for MSQECYACGHTGHWARDCPSAGGRSRMRGRGRGSFTAARDICYRCGESGHLAKDCELQEDACYNCGKGGHIAKDCKEPKKEREQCCYNCGRPGHLARDCDHADEQKCYSCGEFGHIQKDCTKVKCYSYCTHIGI; via the exons ATGAGCCAGGAGTGTTATGCATGTGGGCATACTGGGCATTGGGCACGTGACTGCCCAAGTGCAGGTGGGCGCAGTCGCATGCGAGGTCGTGGCAGAGGAAGTTTCACTGCTGCAAGAG ATATCTGCTATCGCTGTGGTGAATCGGGCCACCTTGCAAAGGATTGTGAGCTCCAGGAAGATG CCTGCTACAACTGTGGCAAGGGTGGCCACATTGCCAAAGATTGCAAGGAGCCAAAGAAGGAGAGGGAGCAGTGCTGCTACAATTGTGGCAGACCCGGACATCTGGCTCGTGACTGTGATCATGCTGATGAGCAGAAATGTTATTCATGTGGAGAATTTGGGCATATTCAGAAGGACTGCACCAAAGTCAAGTGCTATAG